In Thermus sp. LT1-2-5, a single window of DNA contains:
- a CDS encoding formate--tetrahydrofolate ligase — MIVKEALLPIEEVAAKLGLGRERLYLYGPHMAKVLGEPPKAKGRLILVTAITPTPAGEGKTTTAIGLVDGLWRLGKRAALALREPSLGPVFGVKGGATGGGKARIEPRHEINLHFTGDFHAVTSAVNLLNALLDNHLHQGNELGIDPRRIELKRAIDMNDRALRHIVLGLGGKAHGVPREGGFELTVASEVMALMSLARDFRDLKRRLGEIRLGFTLEGKPVYAKDLGAVGAMAALLRQAFLPNLVQTAEGNPAFVHMGPFGNIAHGTNSVRASQFALGLADYVVQEAGFATDLGLEKFMDVVARTSGLIPEAVVLVATIRALRYHGGQDAYEMPDPKAVKAGLANLEKHVENVRLFGYTPVLALNRFPTDLQEEIALVRDFAQGQGLPFALSEVYAKGGEGGLELAEKVLEALSLPHAYRPLYPLEAPLEEKVATIAQKVYGAQGVEWSEEAKRALKAAKKEGCEALPVVMAKAATSLSDNPKLRGRPTGFTVRVTDLKCRFGAGFVVVYMGGIETLPGLPKVPQALRIDVDEEGNIRGMDY, encoded by the coding sequence GTGATCGTCAAGGAAGCGCTCTTACCCATCGAGGAGGTGGCGGCCAAGCTGGGCCTGGGCCGCGAGCGGCTTTACCTTTACGGACCGCACATGGCCAAGGTCTTGGGCGAACCCCCCAAGGCCAAGGGGCGCCTGATCCTGGTTACCGCCATCACCCCCACCCCGGCGGGGGAAGGCAAAACCACCACCGCCATCGGCCTGGTGGACGGCCTGTGGCGGCTGGGCAAGCGGGCGGCTTTGGCCTTGCGGGAGCCCTCCTTGGGCCCGGTCTTCGGGGTGAAGGGCGGGGCCACGGGGGGCGGGAAGGCCCGCATCGAACCCCGGCACGAGATCAACCTTCACTTCACCGGGGACTTCCACGCCGTGACCTCGGCGGTGAACCTCTTGAACGCCCTTTTGGACAATCACCTGCACCAAGGCAACGAGCTCGGGATTGACCCGAGGCGCATTGAGCTCAAGCGGGCCATCGACATGAACGACCGGGCCCTGCGCCACATCGTCTTGGGCCTGGGGGGAAAGGCCCATGGGGTACCCCGGGAAGGGGGGTTTGAGCTCACCGTGGCCAGCGAGGTCATGGCCCTCATGAGCCTGGCCCGGGACTTCCGGGACCTGAAGCGGCGCCTGGGGGAGATCCGCCTGGGCTTCACCCTCGAGGGCAAGCCGGTCTACGCCAAGGACCTGGGGGCGGTGGGGGCCATGGCCGCCCTCTTGCGTCAGGCCTTTTTGCCCAACCTGGTGCAGACGGCGGAGGGGAACCCCGCCTTCGTCCACATGGGGCCCTTTGGCAACATCGCCCACGGCACCAACTCCGTGCGGGCGAGCCAGTTCGCCTTGGGCCTGGCGGACTACGTGGTCCAGGAGGCGGGCTTCGCCACGGACCTGGGCCTGGAGAAGTTCATGGACGTGGTGGCCCGCACCTCGGGGCTCATCCCCGAGGCGGTGGTCCTGGTGGCCACCATCCGGGCCCTTCGCTACCACGGGGGACAGGACGCCTACGAGATGCCCGACCCCAAGGCGGTGAAAGCGGGCCTGGCCAACCTGGAAAAGCACGTGGAAAATGTGCGGCTTTTCGGCTACACCCCGGTCTTGGCCCTGAACCGCTTCCCCACGGACCTCCAGGAGGAGATTGCCCTGGTGCGGGACTTCGCCCAAGGGCAGGGCCTGCCCTTTGCCCTAAGCGAGGTGTACGCCAAGGGGGGCGAAGGGGGCTTGGAGCTGGCGGAAAAGGTCCTGGAAGCCCTCTCCCTTCCCCACGCCTACCGCCCCCTCTACCCCTTGGAAGCTCCTTTGGAGGAAAAGGTGGCCACCATCGCCCAAAAGGTCTACGGGGCCCAAGGGGTGGAATGGAGCGAGGAGGCCAAGCGGGCCCTGAAGGCCGCCAAGAAGGAAGGGTGCGAGGCCTTGCCCGTGGTCATGGCCAAAGCCGCCACCTCCTTGTCCGATAACCCCAAGCTCCGGGGCCGGCCCACGGGCTTCACCGTGCGGGTCACGGACCTTAAGTGCCGCTTCGGGGCGGGGTTCGTGGTGGTCTACATGGGAGGGATTGAAACCCTGCCCGGCCTGCCCAAGGTGCCCCAGGCCCTGCGGATCGACGTGGACGAGGAGGGGAACATCCGGGGCATGGACTACTAG